Sequence from the Torulaspora globosa chromosome 4, complete sequence genome:
AGCTGCTACCCTCATCATTGGCCTGGCAGTAGCCTTTGCAGTTATAGCACGGAAACTCATCGTTCTTTTTCCCGAATAAAGGTTTATAGGATTTTCCCCTTGGAACTTCGATGGTAGAGCAGCAGACCTATGGATCGATGAACTGCTGATACTCTTGGAGTTCTTCAGAGGTTGTAGTTAGTTAGTATTCCTTCCTTTCGTTTGTTGGTTTACTTGAAAAAAGGCGTCTGACGCTATTCCCGAAGCTGATTGGCCTGTGGTCACGTGAATTTTGGATAATACGGTTCGATGAGCCTAAATATTGCCATATTGTCAATTTTGAGCTTCAATTAGGTGCGACGAAGGCCTCCAGACGTGGACTGAGTTGTCGTTTGACACCGAGCACATCAGATGCGGGTCGTGCGGGCTCCAGGCGATGTCGTTGACACCAAGCATGTGGCCTCCATGGGTAAAGATGAGTTGGCCGCTTGCGGCGTCCCACAGCTTGACAAGACCGTCGTCTTGGCCTGCCAGCGCGATGACCGTCTCCATCTTTGGGTTCCACTTGATTGTAGAGACCGAGGAACCGTGCACTATTGTCTGTATGGGCGAACGGTCGAGTTTTCTTATGTCCCACAGGTTTAGCGACCCATTGCCGTCTGCAGAGGCGAGAAGGAAGTCGTTGTGGGGGTTGAAATCGCATGAATTGGCACCGCCGGCGTGGAGGTGCGCTTGTGTGGCTGACACGCTGGTCCCGGTTCTTGTATCGTAGAGCGCAACTGTATTGGACTCGCCGCAGGCAGCCAGCAGAGAGTCATGCGAGGGCATCCAAGTAACGTCGTTGGCGCCTTCAGTATCGAACTGCAACGAGCACACAGGCGTGTCTATCAGTGGATTGGAGCGCGCATACTGCGATATATCCCATACTAGTATTTGGCCGCCAGCGTAACACGAGGCAAGCAAACCTTCTTTCCTTCGATTCCAGTCGAGCGAGACTGCCTCGTTTAATTGGTCGACATGAACTATATCAGACGCCGTCGACAGTCTGATCTCGTACGGTTTCGGTGTAGCCGACCGACTAACGGTGGTTCCATGTTTCGTTCTGTCAAAGACGTAGATCGATCCATCCGAGGATGCGGCGGATATGACATCTGGGTTCTGTGGGAGGTAGCGGGCCCTGTTACAATCGCCACCGGGGAACCGTATCGAGATCTCGCTGACGAGGTTCTTTGGAGGCAGTTTTGTCGAGTTGTCGGGCTTGAATTCCATCTCATCCATGTCAAAGTTGTTCAACGACGACCAGCTGAGGTGCCCCAGAGTCGAAATCTTTGCAATATATAGCGATTCATCGTCAGGTAACTGCGATGATGTGAAGGAGGATAGCAATAGTCTGTGGGTGTCCGTGGTTGTGTCCAGATCCGGGAAGAATTGACACGTTAGTGAAGGCCATTTACTGCTGTTTGTGTTGAGATAATCGTAGAGCAGCCTGGTGTTTTTCTTCCACTTAATATAACGCTGCTGCCTTTCCTCGTCTATTGGTTGATTACCAGGGATATCATCATTCTCTTGCGACATATCTTGGCCGTCTAGCCTGTATTCTTGAAGTGCGATTCAGTTAAGATCTTAATTGAATTTCGAGCCGCAACGAAGCCAACGTCAAAGACACCATAAGTTTCCCGTAAAATGGATCAATCATGGAATTGAGCAACTACTAATCCTCCTTTCAATTATATAATACCTAAATCATTTCATATATCCAAGATCCGAGATGTTTACAACCATTGCTTGAATTGGTTGATCAAACCATTTGTGGAACCGTCGTGGGCTTGAATCTTCTCGCTGGAGTCCAATTCCTTGCCGATAACCTTGGCCAAGACCTTACCCAATTCAACACCCCATTGGTCGAAGGAGTTGATGTTCCAGATGGCGCCCTCGGTGAAAGTGACGTACTCGTAGTAAGCAATCAAAGCACCCAAGGTAGCTGGGGTGATCTTTTGGGCCAAGATGGAAGTGGTTGGTCTGTTACCAGAAAAGACCTTGTGTGGGACCAATCCGCCGGTAGCCCCCTCAGAGCGGACTTGCTCCTCGTCCTTGCCGACCATCAAGGCTTCGGCCTGAGCGAAGAAGTTGGAAGCCAACATCTTTTGGTGCAAGTTGTTCTCGATTGGGTTGTGTGATTGAGCAGCCAAGATGAAATCAGCTGGGATCAACTTGGTACCTTGGTGAACCAACTGGAAGAAAGAGTGTTGGGCGTTGGTAGCTGGCTCACCAAACAGAATAGAACCGGTGGAGTAGTTGGTGAAAACGTTGCCTCTGGTGACGGACTTACCGTTGGATTCCATCGAAAGCTGTTGCAAGTAAGCTGGGAATCTGTGCAGGTATTGGTCAAATGGGGCGACCAGGTGGGTTTGGGCGTCGTAGAAGTTGTTGTACCAGACAGACAACAAACCACCCAACAATGGAATGTTGTCTTCCAAACGAGTTTGGGCGAAATGGTTGTCGACAGCCTCAGCTCCCTTTAGGAAAGCCTCGAAGTTGTCGTAACCGATATACAAGGCAACGGACAAACCGATGGCAGACCAGACGGAGTAACGACCACCAACCCAGTTTTCGAAACCGAACATGTTCTTGGTGTCAATACCAAACTTGGCGACTTCCTCCTCGTTGGTCGATAGCGCAGCAAAGTGCTTGGCGACGTTGGCCTTGTCGTTGCCGGTCTTGGACAAGAACCAGCTCTTCGCGGTGTTGGCGTTGGTGATGGTCTCAGCAGTGGTGAAAGTCTTGGAAGCAATCAAGAACAAAGTGGTCTCAGGGTCGACCACCTTCAAAGTCTCAGCAATGTGGGTACCGTCGATGTTCGACACAAAGTGCACCTTGATGTCGCCGGCGTAGTGTTTGAGGGCCTCGGTGACCATGACCGGACCCAAATCGGAACCACCGATACCGATGTTGACAACATCGGTGATCTTCTTACCCGTGTAACCCTTCCAGGCACCGGAGCGCACTTCTTCGCTGAACTCCCTCATGTGCTGCAACACAGCGTCCACTTCAGGCGCAACGTCCTTCCCGTCCACCTTCATCACCTTGTTGGCCCTGTTTCTCAAAGCCGCATGGTACACGGCACGGTCTTCTGTAAAGTTTATGTGTTCACCAGCCAACATAGCGTCTCTCAACTCGGCAACCTTGGCCTCCTTAGCCAAATCCACCAAAGCGGCCAAAATTTCGTCGTTGAtcaagttcttggagaaaTCAAACAAGATCTTCGACCCATCGTAGTTCTCGAAAATCTTCGAGTACTTGTCAAAACGCTTGGCGTCCTTTTGGAATTCATCCTTCACAGACAAACTCTTGCCTACAGTTCCGTGAAGTTGTTGCAACTTGGACCAAGCTGGCAGCTCGCTGGCCAATTTGAAGTCTGAGAAAGTGTTTTGAGAAGCCATTGTCTTTGGTTTTCTTGCAATCTGGGTATAACACAACGAGATTGGCCGTCCCAGAGTAAACTAATCCTCGTTAAACCAAACAGCACTCCCCAATTCCGTTCAATTGGCCTCCGTTTCTTGCAGAAGCATTTATATATCAGGAGGCTATCCTCATGGCATTCAATTCCCAGCTTTAATTGGCACGCTGTTCATGTCaccttgttcttcaagtcgaATTGTTCATTAGCTTCCTGTAAATCGCTCGGCTGCCTGTATATGAGTTTTTCCGCGATTAGTGGAAGCCGAGCAGCGAAAAGATATATCGTTATcatctgaaaaatttaaAGTTGGCCAAACTCAAGGCTAGACTGGCTAAGTGAATGAAAATTCATGCTCAAAACACCTTTGCTTAAACGCCAATCATTCAGTAAAatatttcaacaaaagtaAACTTATTTAGTCATAGACTTGATGTTCTCTATCATCTCTTGGACGTACTTGTCTTCATCGGCTTTGACCGTGGCCCCCATGTAGTCTTGATTAATGCGACCAGAAGTGTTGCCTGCCGTGCCGGCGGTCGCTGTAGTTGTCTCGCCGGCGATGTTGGCGCGCGAGTCTGTCTTGGTAGTGATTTGATGTCGTCTTTCTTCCTCTACTCTGGCCTTTCTGTCCCTCATTGCTTTCAGAAGATGGGCATGAGAGGCCCTGATCTTGGTCAGTTCTTGTTCGAAGTCTGGCGGGAATTCCTCATACAGGTTCACGTCGTTTGCCAGGCGCTTCACGTCGTCAAGCGCGTCGATCTCGGTCCAGAGGCGGTCCTGGCTGTCTTTGATGGGTTCAGCTTCGAGACAACCGTAGTGGTCTGGGCCGTGGGAGTCTCGGGTTGCGGTGTTGTGATCTGGACCGCCTGGCGTGCGGAATTCACTTGCGTCTTGGTATTCGTGGTCTTGGTCCTCGTGTGACCCGCCGTCGAACTCTTCTGGGGTCTTGGCTGCCGCGGAGGGCAGCTCCGTGACGCTTCTGGTCACCTGTGTGGCCaggaagctgctgaaggcGTCTTTCTCGGAAACGGAGGGTGCTTCTCCGGGGGGTCCTCTCGTTGTCGGGCCCgaatacttgaagaacgGAGTGTTGGTCGGGATAGTCCTTGCGATGTAGCGTAGATTCCGGGAACCTGgttcttcgtcttcctcatcgttGCTGAGCGTCTTCTCGAAGTTGGGAACCACTGATCTAGGCATTGTTGGGCGTTTGGCTCTTTGTCTCTGCTCATCGAGTTGCGCTAGCGGATCAAATATCGCAGCTTGACGGATACAAAGTAGAGCAAAAGGGTGTTGAACCCTGTGGCACGGATGAAGGAACCCTGGAGGCGGCTGCTATGGATCGAACAGGACTATCCAGATAACTACACGGATCCAGATTTTATCCGATTGATCAATGGTCTGCGATACAACGGCAAGCGTGCTAAGCCGTCGAAAGACGCCACatcgacgaagaaggtACGACGGAACCTGTTCAATTTCTACAACAAAGTGCTGAATACGCTCTTCATCTACATCGTGTTCACCCTTCTGCAAGAGAACAGGATAAATCCAATTCCGCTGGCACTGGGAATGACCACGGTCGTGCTCTGTCTTACAAACAGAACTCCCGACAAGAGAAGAGCATTGAATATAAAGGCATCGCTGGTTATAATTTTTGCAATGCTGACTTTGTCACCAGTGCTGAAATCGCTATCCAAAACCACAGCGTCGGACTCCATCTGGATCTTGGCGTTTTGGCTGACGATCGCTTACCTGGGTTCGCTGTCGACCGCGAGCATCAGCCCGCCTTTGAACGTTTCCACCAACCTCTTGCTGGCGATCGTCACTGTTTTGGCTTCGAGACTCAAGTCAACGACACACGTATTCTGCTTTTTGTTGAGCTGCATCGAGATCAATATCATACTGCCGAACTTGATCAAGCTTTCGGACAAGTATGTCTCAGTACTGTCTCACATTTGCGTGTACTATTTTGTCAAGACTTGGTTCGGCTGGCTCTACATTTTGTTACTGGACTGTCTCGCCCTTTTCTACTTGTTCGTGATACCTCAGTGGTTTGTGTACTGGCAGATCCATTACCGAGGTTACGAGTCAAGCTTGTCGAGGGTTTGGGAAGCACAAAAGCCCATTCTGGATTAATAAAGTTACATGCAGCACTACATAGAGCTCTTGAGATAGTTGCCGTCTTCAGTCTCTAAAGGCACCGCCGGCCAGCGCCAAATTACTTCTTGTGAATTTGACCTTGAAGACTGGAGTCTTCTTCGTGTAAAACGAAGCAACTAGGTCATTGGTTGGTATCACAGTACGTCTCCGACCGTACTCCTTGATATCTTGATTGATCGAAGCCGTAACATCGCCGGCATAGCCCACAAACGGCTCTTCGGGTTCAGCACCGGATTCTGTGGTGGCTTTCTTCAGGTCCCACACCCTTACGGAGTGATCAGCTCCTCCACTGATTAATACATTACCTTCTTTATTGTAGGAGAGTGAGTAAATAGCGTTTTTTCCATGTCCGCGCATCTGCTTTAACCTCTTACCGGTACCGATATCCCAAACGTTGATCACACCATCTTCACTGCCGGTGGAGAGCCATCTACCATCGGGAGAAACGCGCGTCGATATGACTGGCGCCGATAGGCCAAGGAATAGCCTTACTGACTCCCCTGTGGTGATGTCCCACATTCTGCAAGTCTTATCGCTAGAACCGGTGAAGACGTAGCAGCCGTTCGGGTGGAATGACACGCAATCCACGTCATTCAGATGACCAGCGAATATTCTCAAAGGATAAATATGGTCGCAGGACCAGAGTCTTGCCGTATGATCATGCGATGCAGTTGCAAAATAATGACCCAAAGGTGAAAATTCAACGTCCCAAACGGGATGGTTGTGGCCCTTGTAACTTACCAATGACGTGTAAGTATCCATGGACCATAGTCTTACTGTCTTATCTTCAGATCCCGACACAAGATATCTGTTATCGGGACTGAAACTTGTAGAGTACACGGTTCCACTGTGTCCGATCATAGTTGCGGTAGTATCTTCATTACTAATCAGTTTATTGCCGCTTCGTCTAGTTTCAGTCAGCCTATTGTCTAGCGATGATCCGTCCAACGAAAATATCTTGATTTGGCTATCTTGGAAGCCGCACGCTGCCATCCTACAGTCGTCACTGAATTCCAAACTTGTCATATCCCTGTTCGTATTGTGAAATGTGTACATGCAAACACTTGGAAGCGCAAGCTGCAAGTCATCGAGTCTTATCGCATCCCTAGACTCCCTGACTTTCTGGATTTCAAGCTTCAGATCAAGTGAAGTTTTTACTGGCAACGGCAGAGAGCTAATAGAAGGGGATTCCATCATAGCATCTTTAGGTGTCGCTGCCGCTACTTTTCCAGCCTGTTGTTGGGATGGCTGTTTTTTCTCGCCCGCTTTTGGAGCCGGTAGCATATTCGAAGTGtcatttttttctttggcggcatcactttcttccttctccCTCGTTTCACTAttttcttcgtcttcctccttaACATTAGGTGCTGATACAGATGAAGCGTTAATCGTACTCGTATTGTTTGCTTCATTATATGGTTCATTATTCATTTCTCTGTACTCCTGTAGCAGAGTTTTTCTATCACTAGCAGAAGCATCCTGCTGACCTTGTCTTTTATCTTGATCATCCTTGATCTTGAGTTCGGTTTCAACCTCCTTTGAaaactcttcatccttCGGGAAAGGACCTAGTTTGACGACTGTTGAGTTTATCTCTGAAGTTATATCTGATTTGCCATTTTCCGACTCTATAATCTTTATGCCGTCAGCCAAAGTATCTTTTGAAGTGACTCTATCGACGATATTGGGCTCCAAATGTTGATTTATAATGCTGATGATAAGAGATCCACCAACTCCTTCATTCTCGTTCAAGAAGTAAAGCAACAGGTTTAACGTAGTTCTTGATATTGTAACTCTGTAGCGGTTCGTTTGGAAGGCATTGGCGACCTCATTCTCCTTTATATGGTCGATGGAGTTAACGCTGAACAGCCTATTTATCTCGGAGCCGTGGCTAATTTTGAAATCTGCAGAAAATCTGTCGAAGAACCTGCGAGCATAAAGTGGGCTCTTTGGTACCAGGGTCAAGAAGAGGTAGATGAAAATGGGGTAAATGATATGCAGAAGCTCCGGTTTGTAAAATTCTAAGGAAGAATCGGTCCAATTCCTTAAAAGTGAATAGGCTCTAATGTAACTCTCAGGTGAAGTTGTCTCTCTAAGCTGATCAACGGAAACGACGGTTTGGTCATCAGCATCTCTCTTTGAAGGCACAGGGTTACTCACAGGCCTTGCATTTCTTTCTGCAGATGGTGGCATTGACCTTGGATCTGGTAACCGGCCCGTCCTGGTGTTGGCAGGCGACTGCTTATTTTGTGGGGTTAACGTCCGGCCACTTTCGGCCCTTAACATAGCCTCTGTACGGTGGTAAcctttcttgttcaagtaTTCCAACACAATCCGATTAAGGTCCGACGCTGAGAAGGGACCCCCTGGTCTGGCGCCCGGGCCTTGGGATGATGATTGGCCATTTGAGTTTGTCCGAGCTGACTGTGCTCCCATACCAGAAGAGGACGGCGTCTGAGAGGCCGACGATGATGGCGACGACTGCTGCTGTGACTGCTTCGGAGTGTTTTGTGCCATTTCAGTCCCTACACTCCTCTTTCAACTTATCCTCTCAGCCTTTCAGACCTTAAAGAATCATATAGACTAGTGAGATGTGTCTATCAGGCCTGGAGATGAAATGCTTGATGTCATGTTGAACGAACAGTCATTGCAGTTTTTGAGGGAACTTGGTTCAAACACATTTGAACTATGTGCAACTTCTCAGACGGTTCTGAATCTTCGATATGGATCTACTTTAGGGTCTCAGCTGTGGTTCCTGGGTCTGCCGATCGCAGCGACAGTAGCgtgaagaaagagcagaaagCCGCATTATCAGGAGCTTCCATCCTTCCCTTTCCCAAAAGTCCGTTTTAATCAAATCGCTACCTTTTCCTAGAGCGAGAGCTATTGGTAGGGTCAATCAACATGCGAGCATAGGACGTTTGGATGGCTGAACCATCCAGCCGCGCGTTGGAAGAGACCAACTTTCCAGCCAGCAGTTTTGAAAGCCATGATGAGCTGATGCAAACCACGCTTTGCAGCAAAGCTCCAGATTGTGTCAGAGCTAAACCAGCAGAAGAATAACTACGtgctcggcggctaaacCAGAAACTCTCCAACCATGAGCGGGTAACGGTTAGCAAGTCCCTTATCCGGGTTACTTCTCGGAACAATTCGCGGCTTCCTGTAATGATGTTTCCCCGTACTCCGCATTTCTGACGAAGAGAATCGTCTAGTTTGTTACGCCCAGACACCGGgattcttcttttcaatttGCCTTCAATGACGAAGTTGATCCATTCGGTTACATTCAAATTATCAAAACCCCATTGAGTGTTACCTAATTGCAAGAGACGTTTGAACCAGCTTCTTGTATAGCCATTCACGCTGGTTTTCCCTTTAGCAGGTTCCTGTGTGCAAGAAAGAGgtgagaaggaagagaaagatttACTTTGTCGGAAAAAGCTGTAACTGGGTGTCAGTTTATTGCGTATCCATTCAGTTTATTTGGTGTCTGGCGGATTATTGGCTAAAGTGGTATCCACGATTATTTCCGGTTGGAATCAAGTTGCAGGAATAGACGCTTCTGCTCATCGAAAGTGAGGTGACGTTCCAGTAATTTAACCGTGCTTGGCAGTTTAGCGGTTCGGTAGATGTCAAATTGGCGCCAGTAATATAAAATGGTATGTTACAGTTTCTGTTTTGGATGAGTTTTTGGAAAAACAAGAAGTTGTTTGGTGGAACTGAGGAAGGCTCTTCTTGACGGGCGGGGAGGGTTGTGGAACGATGCTCGAGATTATCGTTTTGAGATAATAAAATGGTTAATCTAAATCTCCCGAATCGGACAGCGCCGATGAGTTCTACGATGTCTTCGTCTTATGTTCCAAATTATCGTCAGTCTAGTAATATCAATAATTCTAACCAATTGCAAAACCTTTTGAAAAAACAGGACCAACAGGCTCGTGTCAGCAACACAAATATTAGCTCTAATTTTCACATCATTACTCAGTACATTTTGCAGAGTTatttcaaagttgatttTGATGGATTACAATCCTTGAAGGTTGTCGATTTAATTGTGGATCAAACGTATCCTGATTCCATAACGTTAAGGAAACTAAACGAAAACACTTCAATAAAGCCTTACGAATATTTTAATACCATTTCCAGAGATGAGGACATAACGCGATGCCCCATTTTTGCCATGGCAATATATTTTGTGATACGATGGAGCCATCCAAATCCACCTATATCCATCAGGACATTCAATGACATTCCATTATTGGATCCAAGCTTCATAACAAACTCCAGTGCCAATATTCTTAGTAATCTAGCGAACACAGCGACCACTAACTCAAGATGTTCAAGGTCCAAATATTTCGAGCCACCTCCGGATTTGATAGGCCTCATTTTTCCCTGGTTGTTCCCTCTGAAGCAGGATTTATTATTGATTGATAGAACTAATTACAAGTTAAATTCCTTTATTGAGCTgtttgaattttttgcaacTACCATAATACAGGACCTgagacatcttcaaaatcatccCATGCTACTGCCCAATATAGTGTCGTTTGTCACAAAATTCATCCCGGAccttttcatcaatgaagaATTCAAATCTCGCACTGCGGCACCCGACAATTTCAAGCTTAATGATAATGACGATAATGACATGTTTAATGATAATGATTCACGATTCTTGGAGCTTTCCAGGAGATTTACTACAGAGAATATCCGACTTAGCCAACAAATAACGAATTTGAGGTCAGACTTGAGCTCTGTTCAATTGGTCTGTGATCAAATTTTGCAAATGCAGAAACAACTTATTTCTACCACCCAACAGACTTCTGCGCTCAAGGACTTTAAGCAGAATCAAACGATAGATGGTAATGGTGTTATTATTCTGGATAGGAATACCCTGAACTCTTCGATGCTGAGCAGTTTGGTTCAGTCAATTGAAAATTCGCAACAGCAGCTCAAGCAACCATCGAATAATTTTTCGGTGTCACAAGTACcgcagcaacaacaacaggTTCAACAGACTGATGCATCTTTTCTGGCACCTGTGAATATGTTTCCCTCGCTAAGCAATCCCATTTCATCCATGTTTACTTCccaacaacaacagcagcaacagcaacaatTACAGAACCAAAGACTCGGCTTGCATGTTCAGGATCCCATTTTAAAGAGAAAGTTACCTCTTCCAACTTCCGCCCCCCCAACAGGCACTGGACCTTTCTCACCTTCGCCGGGACCTGCGACTGTCAATGCCAATCCTGACTCTCCCTTCAACAAGAGATTCAGGTTTGACGAAAAAGCGACGCCTTCACAGACTGCGCTGGACTCTCTattatcaaaatcaatCGGTAGCCCAAAGTTTCCCAACGTTCCAGGCCCAGGAGCTGGCTCAAATAATGGAATTCCCTCCAGATTTTCATCCAGATTTGCAACACCCTCGACTTTTGCCATACCAGGCTCCCCATCCGAAGCTGCACAGGGTTTGCCATTAAACTCAGTCGTATCATACCCGGGCCAAAGCTCCTTGCAATCTCAACAAACGGGCCAGTCGGTATCTGTGCCAAATCGACCTAACGAAGAGCCAGCAAAAAATATTGAGTCAGAGCCTACTAGTCAAGCGAGCCAGGTTGCCGCAGCTTCAGGAGAATCACCCAGTTCAGCTTCGAAGTCAAACCCTGGTTCTGATCAGAGGATGAGTGTCTCTAGGGATGCCCAAAGTTCTGGAAGCAGCGATG
This genomic interval carries:
- the MSI1 gene encoding Msi1p (ancestral locus Anc_8.548), whose translation is MSQENDDIPGNQPIDEERQQRYIKWKKNTRLLYDYLNTNSSKWPSLTCQFFPDLDTTTDTHRLLLSSFTSSQLPDDESLYIAKISTLGHLSWSSLNNFDMDEMEFKPDNSTKLPPKNLVSEISIRFPGGDCNRARYLPQNPDVISAASSDGSIYVFDRTKHGTTVSRSATPKPYEIRLSTASDIVHVDQLNEAVSLDWNRRKEGLLASCYAGGQILVWDISQYARSNPLIDTPVCSLQFDTEGANDVTWMPSHDSLLAACGESNTVALYDTRTGTSVSATQAHLHAGGANSCDFNPHNDFLLASADGNGSLNLWDIRKLDRSPIQTIVHGSSVSTIKWNPKMETVIALAGQDDGLVKLWDAASGQLIFTHGGHMLGVNDIAWSPHDPHLMCSVSNDNSVHVWRPSSHLIEAQN
- the TAF5 gene encoding chromatin modification protein (ancestral locus Anc_8.544), whose translation is MAQNTPKQSQQQSSPSSSASQTPSSSGMGAQSARTNSNGQSSSQGPGARPGGPFSASDLNRIVLEYLNKKGYHRTEAMLRAESGRTLTPQNKQSPANTRTGRLPDPRSMPPSAERNARPVSNPVPSKRDADDQTVVSVDQLRETTSPESYIRAYSLLRNWTDSSLEFYKPELLHIIYPIFIYLFLTLVPKSPLYARRFFDRFSADFKISHGSEINRLFSVNSIDHIKENEVANAFQTNRYRVTISRTTLNLLLYFLNENEGVGGSLIISIINQHLEPNIVDRVTSKDTLADGIKIIESENGKSDITSEINSTVVKLGPFPKDEEFSKEVETELKIKDDQDKRQGQQDASASDRKTLLQEYREMNNEPYNEANNTSTINASSVSAPNVKEEDEENSETREKEESDAAKEKNDTSNMLPAPKAGEKKQPSQQQAGKVAAATPKDAMMESPSISSLPLPVKTSLDLKLEIQKVRESRDAIRLDDLQLALPSVCMYTFHNTNRDMTSLEFSDDCRMAACGFQDSQIKIFSLDGSSLDNRLTETRRSGNKLISNEDTTATMIGHSGTVYSTSFSPDNRYLVSGSEDKTVRLWSMDTYTSLVSYKGHNHPVWDVEFSPLGHYFATASHDHTARLWSCDHIYPLRIFAGHLNDVDCVSFHPNGCYVFTGSSDKTCRMWDITTGESVRLFLGLSAPVISTRVSPDGRWLSTGSEDGVINVWDIGTGKRLKQMRGHGKNAIYSLSYNKEGNVLISGGADHSVRVWDLKKATTESGAEPEEPFVGYAGDVTASINQDIKEYGRRRTVIPTNDLVASFYTKKTPVFKVKFTRSNLALAGGAFRD
- the GCR1 gene encoding transcription regulator GCR1 (ancestral locus Anc_8.543); this encodes MVNLNLPNRTAPMSSTMSSSYVPNYRQSSNINNSNQLQNLLKKQDQQARVSNTNISSNFHIITQYILQSYFKVDFDGLQSLKVVDLIVDQTYPDSITLRKLNENTSIKPYEYFNTISRDEDITRCPIFAMAIYFVIRWSHPNPPISIRTFNDIPLLDPSFITNSSANILSNLANTATTNSRCSRSKYFEPPPDLIGLIFPWLFPLKQDLLLIDRTNYKLNSFIELFEFFATTIIQDLRHLQNHPMLLPNIVSFVTKFIPDLFINEEFKSRTAAPDNFKLNDNDDNDMFNDNDSRFLELSRRFTTENIRLSQQITNLRSDLSSVQLVCDQILQMQKQLISTTQQTSALKDFKQNQTIDGNGVIILDRNTLNSSMLSSLVQSIENSQQQLKQPSNNFSVSQVPQQQQQVQQTDASFLAPVNMFPSLSNPISSMFTSQQQQQQQQQLQNQRLGLHVQDPILKRKLPLPTSAPPTGTGPFSPSPGPATVNANPDSPFNKRFRFDEKATPSQTALDSLLSKSIGSPKFPNVPGPGAGSNNGIPSRFSSRFATPSTFAIPGSPSEAAQGLPLNSVVSYPGQSSLQSQQTGQSVSVPNRPNEEPAKNIESEPTSQASQVAAASGESPSSASKSNPGSDQRMSVSRDAQSSGSSDDKSLSPKLSTEREISTSKKSSQTGEKLGPNRHIKYKLSRENKTIWDLYTEWYIGLNGKPSIKNLIEDYGWRRWKVSDDSHFFPTRRIIIEYIENECDRGIKLGRFTNPDQSREEIRKILVADLEKFRINNALTLNSLSMYFKNLTKENKEICIFDNFEDWTLRAMTEDEKVKYCKRQHLKDNPSEGASDKPKIAV
- the GPI2 gene encoding phosphatidylinositol N-acetylglucosaminyltransferase (ancestral locus Anc_8.545), which encodes MKEPWRRLLWIEQDYPDNYTDPDFIRLINGLRYNGKRAKPSKDATSTKKVRRNLFNFYNKVLNTLFIYIVFTLLQENRINPIPLALGMTTVVLCLTNRTPDKRRALNIKASLVIIFAMLTLSPVLKSLSKTTASDSIWILAFWLTIAYLGSLSTASISPPLNVSTNLLLAIVTVLASRLKSTTHVFCFLLSCIEINIILPNLIKLSDKYVSVLSHICVYYFVKTWFGWLYILLLDCLALFYLFVIPQWFVYWQIHYRGYESSLSRVWEAQKPILD
- a CDS encoding DUF5315 domain-containing protein (ancestral locus Anc_8.546), with the protein product MPRSVVPNFEKTLSNDEEDEEPGSRNLRYIARTIPTNTPFFKYSGPTTRGPPGEAPSVSEKDAFSSFLATQVTRSVTELPSAAAKTPEEFDGGSHEDQDHEYQDASEFRTPGGPDHNTATRDSHGPDHYGCLEAEPIKDSQDRLWTEIDALDDVKRLANDVNLYEEFPPDFEQELTKIRASHAHLLKAMRDRKARVEEERRHQITTKTDSRANIAGETTTATAGTAGNTSGRINQDYMGATVKADEDKYVQEMIENIKSMTK
- the PGI1 gene encoding glucose-6-phosphate isomerase (ancestral locus Anc_8.547); the encoded protein is MASQNTFSDFKLASELPAWSKLQQLHGTVGKSLSVKDEFQKDAKRFDKYSKIFENYDGSKILFDFSKNLINDEILAALVDLAKEAKVAELRDAMLAGEHINFTEDRAVYHAALRNRANKVMKVDGKDVAPEVDAVLQHMREFSEEVRSGAWKGYTGKKITDVVNIGIGGSDLGPVMVTEALKHYAGDIKVHFVSNIDGTHIAETLKVVDPETTLFLIASKTFTTAETITNANTAKSWFLSKTGNDKANVAKHFAALSTNEEEVAKFGIDTKNMFGFENWVGGRYSVWSAIGLSVALYIGYDNFEAFLKGAEAVDNHFAQTRLEDNIPLLGGLLSVWYNNFYDAQTHLVAPFDQYLHRFPAYLQQLSMESNGKSVTRGNVFTNYSTGSILFGEPATNAQHSFFQLVHQGTKLIPADFILAAQSHNPIENNLHQKMLASNFFAQAEALMVGKDEEQVRSEGATGGLVPHKVFSGNRPTTSILAQKITPATLGALIAYYEYVTFTEGAIWNINSFDQWGVELGKVLAKVIGKELDSSEKIQAHDGSTNGLINQFKQWL